One genomic region from Prunus persica cultivar Lovell chromosome G3, Prunus_persica_NCBIv2, whole genome shotgun sequence encodes:
- the LOC109948105 gene encoding coiled-coil domain-containing protein 94 homolog, producing MAAQHKNPQIENVVMMLPSSIRCSCCSTVMAKGTKFNSRKEETLGEEFWGVWKDHTFRFCFNCTQFSAEIVIRTDPQCSHLAVEAGASKFYSHDFIPWLPPRVEEKEKLVPCTGPNWQEKREEVLANRLQQIIDKHIQKRKIEEVGDAMKSLDFKREMDNPDAVDVITHATLSENASLEALQQRATGNEKSYDPALPFMAMAAFETLKKLTPEKELLTLVLALDKFRSYLFRSKVIVYTDHSALKYLLYKKEAKP from the exons ATGGCGGCCCAGCATAAGAACCCGCAGATTGAGAATGTTGTGATGATGCTTCCCTCGAGCATTCGCTGCAGCTGTTGTAGCACTGTCATGGCCAAAGGCACCAAGTTCAATTCCCGCAAAGAAGAAACCCTCGGCGAG GAGTTTTGGGGGGTTTGGAAGGATCACACATTCAGATTTTGTTTCAATTGTACCCAGTTCTCAGCCGAGATCGTCATAAGGACAGACCCACAATGTTCACACCTTGCTGTTGAGGCTGGTGCTTCGAAATTTTATAGTCATGATTTTATCCCTTGGCTTCCCCCTAGGGTTGAGGAG AAAGAGAAGTTGGTTCCTTGCACGGGCCCAAACTGgcaagagaaaagagaagaggtCTTAGCTAACAGG TTACAACAAATTATAGATAAGCATATTCAGAAAAGGAAGATTGAAGAAGTGGGAGACGCCATGAAATCTTTGGATTTCAAAAGAGAGATGGACAACCCTGACGCTGTGGATGTGATTAC GCATGCGACTTTGAGTGAGAATGCTTCGTTGGAGGCTTTACAACAAAGAGCTACAGGAAAT GAGAAAAGCTATGATCCAGCTCTACCCTTTATGGCCATGGCAGCTTTTGAGACTTTGAAGAAATTAACTCCGGAAAAAGAATTGCTCACGCTTGTGCTCGCTCTTGATAAATTCCGATCTTATCTTTTTAGGTCCAAGGTCATTGTTTATACAGATCATTCGGCTCTCAAGTATCTACTCTACAAGAAGGAAGCAAAACCATGA
- the LOC18784462 gene encoding benzyl alcohol O-benzoyltransferase, producing MAPMLKFTVQVSKPELIRPEIPTPREFKYLSNIDDQKGLRNHIPFVHFYPPSTASSQTHDQDPVGLIKQALARALVYYYPVAGRLRHADKGKLVVDCCGEGVIFREGNADIKLAQLREADGGLKPPFPQWESLLVDDLWGSVLITDSPLLRMQVTRLACGGFVLAYTLNHCICDAYGAYILIKAISEFCLNPTQAAPSLLPAWGRQALHPRSPPTISYPHHEYDVTSSSPHDPEDPTAAYTETDFKSLAQTSVFLSRADISSLKNQTYSQKSPAFHAIAWCLWRARTRTLMSPQSTTRLLFPIDTRFQSTPSLPEGYYGSAVVFACAIAKAGELVDSPLHYASNLISQVKKVVTEIEYRASMLDFIEMNRRREFVADGGFAVSDMSKLRFVDLDFGWGKGVYGGPGRAGTGLVPGMVTSVIGHKNEEGVEGVLALVSLPAEYVEKFRKEVRKEIDCGNSYAKHISVL from the exons ATGGCACCAATGCTCAAATTCACTGTGCAAGTCAGCAAACCAGAACTGATTCGACCAGAGATACCAACCCCAAGAGAATTCAAATATTTGTCCAACATCGATGACCAAAAAGGCCTAAGAAACCACATACCTTTTGTGCATTTCTATCCCCCAAGCACAGCTTCATCACAGACTCATGATCAAGACCCAGTTGGGCTGATAAAACAGGCCTTGGCCAGGGCTCTTGTTTACTACTACCCCGTGGCCGGGCGGCTCCGGCATGCTGATAAGGGCAAGCTCGTTGTGGACTGTTGTGGTGAGGGAGTGATTTTTCGTGAAGGCAATGCTGATATCAAATTGGCACAGCTGCGTGAAGCTGATGGTGGACTGAAGCCACCATTTCCTCAATGGGAGAGTTTGCTTGTGGATGATTTGTGGGGAAGTGTTCTTATCACTGATTCACCTTTGCTTCGCATGCAG GTCACAAGACTTGCATGTGGAGGCTTTGTCTTGGCATACACATTGAACCACTGCATCTGTGATGCCTATGGCGCCTACATCTTGATAAAAGCCATTTCAGAATTCTGCTTAAACCCAACTCAAGCAGCTCCTTCATTGTTACCAGCTTGGGGAAGACAAGCCCTCCACCCAAGGTCACCTCCCACCATCTCCTACCCCCACCATGAATATGACGTCACATCATCATCCCCTCATGATCCTGAAGATCCTACCGCTGCCTACACCGAAACCGACTTCAAGTCTCTTGCTCAAACTTCAGTCTTCCTCTCTCGGGCCGACATATCATCTCTCAAGAACCAAACTTACTCCCAGAAAAGCCCTGCCTTTCACGCAATAGCGTGGTGTCTGTGGAGGGCAAGGACTAGAACCCTAATGAGCCCTCAGTCCACCACGAGGCTTCTCTTCCCTATCGACACCCGCTTTCAGTCCACTCCTTCCCTCCCTGAAGGCTACTACGGAAGCGCTGTCGTGTTCGCCTGCGCCATTGCCAAGGCAGGCGAACTAGTAGACAGCCCGTTACATTATGCTTCAAACTTGATATCACAAGTGAAGAAGGTCGTCACTGAAATTGAGTATAGAGCCTCGATGCTGGACTTCATCGAGATGAACCGGCGCAGAGAGTTCGTTGCGGATGGGGGGTTTGCAGTTTCGGATATGAGCAAATTGAGGTTTGTTGATTTGGATTTTGGGTGGGGAAAAGGTGTGTATGGTGGACCAGGAAGAGCTGGAACTGGGCTTGTTCCTGGGATGGTGACTTCAGTTATTGGGCACAAAAATGAGGAGGGTGTTGAAGGGGTTTTGGCTCTGGTTTCACTGCCTGCGGAGTATGTGGAGAAGTTTCGTAAGGAGGTAAGGAAAGAGATCGACTGTGGTAATTCTTATGCCAAACATATTTCTGTACTGTAG
- the LOC109948304 gene encoding uncharacterized protein LOC109948304 — translation MTRPDISYAVQHVSQFMGSPSDVHFEAVKRILSYLKGTLGVGLPVRRSSDCSFLVAYSDADWAGCPDTRRSTIGYCVFLGPNLISWSAKKQPTVSRSSAEAEYRALAYACADTLWIQGLLTELRCPLTRPVLLNCDNLSATYLAANPVFHARTKHIAIDYHFVRERVASGSHKVQFVPSQLQLADVFTKGLPADRFEHLVSKLVTYPVSSLRGNVRPLS, via the coding sequence ATGACTCGTCCTGATATCTCATACGCTGTTCAACATGTCTCTCAATTTATGGGATCACCCAGTGatgttcattttgaagctgtCAAACGGATTTTAAGTTATCTCAAAGGCACCCTTGGAGTTGGCCTTCCTGTTCGCAGGTCTTCTGACTGTTCCTTCTTAGTCGCCTATTCCGATGCAGATTGGGCTGGCTGTCCTGACACTCGTAGGTCCACAATCGGGTATTGTGTATTCTTGGGACCCAACCTCATTTCGTGGAGTGCCAAGAAGCAGCCCACCGTTTCCCGTTCTAGTGCCGAAGCCGAATATCGAGCTCTTGCTTATGCCTGTGCAGATACTTTGTGGATTCAAGGTCTCTTAACTGAACTTCGTTGTCCGCTTACTCGTCCGGTTTTACTTAACTGTGACAACCTGTCTGCCACATACTTAGCCGCTAATCCTGTCTTCCATGCTCGTACCAAACACATTGCTATTGATTATCACTTTGTCCGTGAACGGGTCGCCTCTGGCAGTCATAAAGTTCAGTTTGTTCCTTCTCAACTTCAGCTTGCAGATGTCTTCACAAAAGGGTTACCAGCTGACCGTTTTGAACATCTTGTTTCCAAACTTGTCACCTATCCGGTGTCCAGTTTGCGGGGGAATGTCAGGCCGTTATCTTAA
- the LOC18784069 gene encoding transcription factor bHLH83 → MALAKDMRMPHDSCTHESPQVSSDLSNGFVFRATSNYHQPDHQVAHSVINFKNSGYNSFFQNSESLLSFEKNSKQNILKTRNDKDEHFNCEDDLHHGNYQWNHTASVSDPRLSGDFNCFQTASNYSSMPNTSEDDHGDEAYGWLYSEATVVADGFQEPESQEGFHKRPHAGEAMQPLKKQCTNSGTKKPKPKSSSPTKDPQSIAAKNRRERISERLKILQELVPNGCKVDLVTMLEKAISYVKFLQLQVKVLATDEFWPVQGGKAPDISQVKEAIDAILSSQRDTSSSSK, encoded by the exons atggCTCTAGCCAAGGATATGAGAATGCCTCATGACTCATGCACTCATGAGTCTCCTCAAGTTTCATCTGATCTTTCTAATGGTTTTGTGTTTAGGGCCACATCTAATTACCATCAACCTGATCATCAGGTAGCCCACTCAGTCATAAACTTCAAAAATAGTGGGTACAATAGTTTCTTCCAGAACAGTGAATCTTTGCTTAGTTTTGAGAAAAACAGTAAGCAGAACATTTTGAAGACCAGAAATGACAAAGATGAGCACTTCAATTGTGAGGATGATTTGCATCATGGTAATTACCAGTGGAACCACACGGCTAGCGTCAGCGATCCGCGGCTTTCGGGGGATTTCAATTGTTTTCAGACAGCAAGCAATTACAGCTCCATGCCCAACACTTCAGAAGATGACCATGGAGATGAGGCTTATGGGTGGTTATACTCTGAAGCCACTGTAGTTGCAGATGGCTTCCAGGAACCCGAATCACAAGAAGGCTTCCACAAGCGTCCGCATGCG GGAGAGGCCATGCAACCTTTAAAGAAGCAATGCACTAATAGTGGTACTAAGAAGCCCAAACCCAAGTCATCAAGTCCCACAAAGGACCCCCAAAGTATTGCAGCCAAG AATCGTAGAGAGCGGATTAGCGAACGCCTTAAGATACTACAAGAATTGGTGCCGAATGGCTGCAAG GTTGATTTGGTAACCATGCTAGAGAAAGCCATTAGTTATGTCAAGTTTCTTCAATTGCAAGTCAAG GTGTTGGCGACTGATGAATTTTGGCCGGTTCAAGGTGGGAAAGCTCCCGATATTTCTCAAGTGAAGGAAGCCATTGATGCCATCCTCTCATCTCAGAGAGACACTAGTTCAAGCTCAAAGTAA